One Clupea harengus chromosome 11, Ch_v2.0.2, whole genome shotgun sequence DNA window includes the following coding sequences:
- the lpcat3 gene encoding lysophospholipid acyltransferase 5 isoform X1, which yields MAAPLMEELSDYLGSPEPAVRLMLSILLGYPFAVIYRRYLFNQSPWIIHLYHASTGLALAAFNFAGSQVCHSALCIVIQFLMLRLMGRTVTAVLSSFVFQMTYLLLGYYFTATEEYDIKWTMPHCVLSLKLIGLSFDYYDGGKEPTELSAEQQKGALRDVPSLLEVCGFSYFYGGFLVGPQFTLRSYQKLVSKELSDTPGELPNSVLPALKRFTLGLACLSVFTFAGPYYTDAYFLTDEFEAQPFWYRCVFILIWAKVNLYKYVSCWLISEGVCILVGLGYNGKDQEGVHLWNGCANMKIWTYETTPLFTGTINSFNINTNAWVARHIFKRLKFLGNKMASQMATMVFLAVWHGLHSGYVLCFSMEFIIVNVEKQAMALVKDSPLLTSLANSPLYPFIYGVQQFVHWLFMGYPLVPFCLFTYDKWLKVYSSVYFCGHIFFFAAYLILPYLRKALVPRKGEKKQE from the exons ATGGCGGCCCCCTTGATGGAGGAATTGTCCGACTATTTGGGCTCCCCAGAACCGGCTGTTCGGCTGATGCTGTCCATTTTGTTGG GTTACCCTTTTGCTGTTATTTACCGGCGATATTTGTTTAACCAGTCCCCGTGGATCATCCACCTCTACCACGCTAGCACTGGACTGGCTCTGGCAGCTTTTAATTTTG CAG GCTCTCAGGTATGTCACTCTGCATTATGCATTGTCATCCAGTTCTTGATGCTGAGGCTCATGGGAAGGACAGTGACCGCCGTTCTGAGCAGCTTTGTCTTTCAGATG ACCTATCTACTGCTAGGATATTACTTCACTGCCACAGAGGAGTATGATATTAAATGGACCATGCCACACTGTGTCCTGTCACTCAAACTGATTg GTTTGTCATTTGATTACTATGACGGTGGAAAGGAACCA ACTGAGTTGAGTGCAGAACAGCAGAAAGGTGCACTGCGTGACGTTCCCTCACTGCTGGAGGTCTGTGGATTCTCCTATTTCTATGGAGGTTTTCTGGTTGGGCCTCAGTTCACGCTACGATCTTATCAGAAGTTGGTATCTAAGGAACTCTCTGACACTCCAGGAGAATTACCCAACAG TGTGCTACCGGCCTTGAAGCGCTTCACTCTGGGCCTGGCGTGTCTGTCCGTCTTCACCTTCGCAGGCCCGTACTACACAGACGCTTACTTTCTTACAGATGAGTTTGAG GCTCAGCCTTTCTGGTACCGATGCGTGTTCATTCTGATCTGGGCCAAGGTCAACCTGTACAAATATGTCAGCTGCTGGCTTATTTCA GAGGGAGTGTGTATACTGGTTGGGCTTGGGTACAATGGGAAGGACCAGGAAGGGGTACACTTATGGAATGGCTGTGCAAACATGAAGATTTGGACATACGAGACCACGCCCCTCTTCACAGGCACCATCAATTCTTTCAACATTAACACCAACGCATGGGTGGCAAG GCACATCTTTAAAAGGTTGAAGTTCTTAGGAAATAAAATGGCGTCTCAGATGGCCACCATGGTGTTCTTGGCTGTCTGGCATGGCCTCCACTCAGGCTACGTGCTCTGCTTCTCTATGGAGTTTATCATTGTCAACGTGGAGAAGCAG GCCATGGCATTAGTAAAGGACAGTCCTTTGCTGACAAGCTTGGCCAACAGTCCCCTGTACCCCTTCATATATGGGGTCCAGCAGTTCGTCCACTGGCTCTTCATGGGCTACCCTCTGGTGCCCTTCTGCCTTTTCACCTATGACAAGTGGCTCAAG GTGTACTCGTCTGTTTATTTCTGTGGTCACATATTTTTCTTCGCTGCCTATCTCATCCTGCCATATCTCCGTAAGGCACTGGTGCctaggaaaggagagaaaaaacaggaGTAA
- the lpcat3 gene encoding lysophospholipid acyltransferase 5 isoform X2: protein MAAPLMEELSDYLGSPEPAVRLMLSILLGYPFAVIYRRYLFNQSPWIIHLYHASTGLALAAFNFGSQVCHSALCIVIQFLMLRLMGRTVTAVLSSFVFQMTYLLLGYYFTATEEYDIKWTMPHCVLSLKLIGLSFDYYDGGKEPTELSAEQQKGALRDVPSLLEVCGFSYFYGGFLVGPQFTLRSYQKLVSKELSDTPGELPNSVLPALKRFTLGLACLSVFTFAGPYYTDAYFLTDEFEAQPFWYRCVFILIWAKVNLYKYVSCWLISEGVCILVGLGYNGKDQEGVHLWNGCANMKIWTYETTPLFTGTINSFNINTNAWVARHIFKRLKFLGNKMASQMATMVFLAVWHGLHSGYVLCFSMEFIIVNVEKQAMALVKDSPLLTSLANSPLYPFIYGVQQFVHWLFMGYPLVPFCLFTYDKWLKVYSSVYFCGHIFFFAAYLILPYLRKALVPRKGEKKQE, encoded by the exons ATGGCGGCCCCCTTGATGGAGGAATTGTCCGACTATTTGGGCTCCCCAGAACCGGCTGTTCGGCTGATGCTGTCCATTTTGTTGG GTTACCCTTTTGCTGTTATTTACCGGCGATATTTGTTTAACCAGTCCCCGTGGATCATCCACCTCTACCACGCTAGCACTGGACTGGCTCTGGCAGCTTTTAATTTTG GCTCTCAGGTATGTCACTCTGCATTATGCATTGTCATCCAGTTCTTGATGCTGAGGCTCATGGGAAGGACAGTGACCGCCGTTCTGAGCAGCTTTGTCTTTCAGATG ACCTATCTACTGCTAGGATATTACTTCACTGCCACAGAGGAGTATGATATTAAATGGACCATGCCACACTGTGTCCTGTCACTCAAACTGATTg GTTTGTCATTTGATTACTATGACGGTGGAAAGGAACCA ACTGAGTTGAGTGCAGAACAGCAGAAAGGTGCACTGCGTGACGTTCCCTCACTGCTGGAGGTCTGTGGATTCTCCTATTTCTATGGAGGTTTTCTGGTTGGGCCTCAGTTCACGCTACGATCTTATCAGAAGTTGGTATCTAAGGAACTCTCTGACACTCCAGGAGAATTACCCAACAG TGTGCTACCGGCCTTGAAGCGCTTCACTCTGGGCCTGGCGTGTCTGTCCGTCTTCACCTTCGCAGGCCCGTACTACACAGACGCTTACTTTCTTACAGATGAGTTTGAG GCTCAGCCTTTCTGGTACCGATGCGTGTTCATTCTGATCTGGGCCAAGGTCAACCTGTACAAATATGTCAGCTGCTGGCTTATTTCA GAGGGAGTGTGTATACTGGTTGGGCTTGGGTACAATGGGAAGGACCAGGAAGGGGTACACTTATGGAATGGCTGTGCAAACATGAAGATTTGGACATACGAGACCACGCCCCTCTTCACAGGCACCATCAATTCTTTCAACATTAACACCAACGCATGGGTGGCAAG GCACATCTTTAAAAGGTTGAAGTTCTTAGGAAATAAAATGGCGTCTCAGATGGCCACCATGGTGTTCTTGGCTGTCTGGCATGGCCTCCACTCAGGCTACGTGCTCTGCTTCTCTATGGAGTTTATCATTGTCAACGTGGAGAAGCAG GCCATGGCATTAGTAAAGGACAGTCCTTTGCTGACAAGCTTGGCCAACAGTCCCCTGTACCCCTTCATATATGGGGTCCAGCAGTTCGTCCACTGGCTCTTCATGGGCTACCCTCTGGTGCCCTTCTGCCTTTTCACCTATGACAAGTGGCTCAAG GTGTACTCGTCTGTTTATTTCTGTGGTCACATATTTTTCTTCGCTGCCTATCTCATCCTGCCATATCTCCGTAAGGCACTGGTGCctaggaaaggagagaaaaaacaggaGTAA
- the clstn3 gene encoding calsyntenin-3, with amino-acid sequence MDRMNFLSFLLLCLTSVANGNKANKHKPWIETEYQGIVMENDNTVLLNPPLFALDKDAPLHYAGEICGFKIHNGPSGSGSAQFEAVVLDRSTGEGLVRSKEPLDCESQREHSFTIQAYDCGEGPDGANTKKSHKATVHVRVNDVNEFSPVFVERHYEASVPEGRLFDRIVKVEALDADCSPQYSQICFYEIATRDVPFAIDNDGNIKNTEPLDSKRQRVHTFWVTAYDCGKRRTQADAQVTVTVKPSCKPGWIGWTKRVEYTPGSGSIPLFPILHLETCEETVWNIQATVELQTGHIGKGCDRDSYSDRSVRRLCGAVRGEVDLLPPPSPAANWTAALPTLPSSDSSLVFSFNGSSHIAMVPDSVVSGVSGNHFTLQLWMRRGGANTQPPTSQAKNFRKEEETIICSTVKNDDSYSHYSLSVHGCRLSLLYWADVSADRPVKFLWKLEQVCDSEWHHLSLSVQFPSVTLYVDGVTFDPARIHDNGAIPNPVPHQRMVIGASWEPEDKQKEILNNTIPEGRDTVKYVGGYRGLLSGVTVRPGSVEPHSVVECLYACREGLDFGDLETLGSGMKVHVNPSQSVLVLEGDDIESFNRAVQQVTYRNSLRFATPGVRPLKLTTSLRCFNEESCLTLRPLEGYLVVLQPDAPQISLSGVGPHLARPAPEFEGPRGVPLFPELRIVCSLSHAVNTAAQGMEGGALMSDAVAHTLDGCEVQPLGEELSPEKEELLVDMEAIKERGLDIINTTAYIAITGAESISVYEDVLRSIHYRLAKGSARFERRFRLSCSEMNGRYTSNELTLEVNFLHSLDSLYHPSHLLASQQQFLHPSHHTGELSGHTLPNPHRNSVVPGAATVIIMVCVGFLVVMVILGVFRIRSIHRRGEGVGGGDKEGSSQWDDSALTIIVNPMESYESQMGISADTEGEGEEDEEVADSPDDGSDDQRIIIKKDGRDATRRY; translated from the exons ATGGACAGAATgaattttctctcctttctcctcctttgcTTGACTTCGGTTGCCAATGGCAACAAAG CAAATAAGCACAAGCCATGGATCGAGACAGAGTATCAGGGCATTGTCATGGAGAATGACAACACAGTCTTGCTCAACCCTCCGTTGTTCGCCCTGGATAAGGATGCCCCTCTTCACTATGCAG GTGAGATCTGTGGGTTCAAGATCCACAACGGTCCCAGCGGGTCCGGCTCAGCCCAGTTTGAGGCTGTGGTTCTGGACCGCTCCACAGGAGAGGGTCTGGTTCGGTCCAAAGAGCCTCTGGACTGTGAGAGCCAGCGGGAACACAGCTTCACTATCCAAGCCTACGACTGTGGAGAGGGTCCAGATGGGGCCAACACCAAGAAGTCTCACAA ggCCACAGTTCATGTGCGTGTTAATGACGTGAACGAGTTCTCCCCTGTGTTTGTGGAGCGCCACTATGAGGCCTCTGTGCCAGAGGGTCGCCTCTTTGACCGCATCGTCAAGGTGGAGGCCCTAGATGCAGACTGCTCGCCACAGTACAGCCAGATCTGCTTCTACGAGATCGCCACACGCGACGTGCCATTCGCCATTGACAACGACG GGAACATCAAGAACACGGAGCCTCTGGACTCAAAGCGCCAGCGCGTTCACACGTTCTGGGTCACGGCTTATGACTGCGGGAAGAGACGTACCCAGGCAGATGCCCAGGTTACCGTAACGGTCAAACCGTCCTGCAAGCCTGGCTGGATCG GATGGACTAAGAGGGTTGAATACACACCTGGGTCTGGTAGTATTCCACTCTTTCCCATTCTACACCTGGAGACATGCGAAGAGACTGTTTGGAATATCCAGGCCACCGTAGAGCTGCAGACTGGACATATTGGCAAGGGCTGTGACAGAGACAGCTATTCCGACCGGTCTGTGCGTAGGCTTTGTG GTGCCGTAAGGGGAGAAGTTGACCTGCTCCCGCCTCCTTCCCCGGCAGCCAATTGGACAGCTGCCTTGCCCACGCTCCCTTCCTCTGATTCCTCCCTCGTCTTTTCCTTCAATGGCTCGTCCCACATCGCCATGGTACCTGACTCTGTCGTCTCGGGGGTGTCTGGAAATCATTTCACCCTCCAGCTGTGGATGCGCAGGGGGGGAGCAAACACACAGCCGCCGACGAGCCAGGCCAAAAACTTCcggaaggaggaggagaccaTCATCTGCAGCACAGTCAAGAATG ATGACTCCTACTCCCACTACTCACTGTCTGTGCACGGCTGCcgcctctccctcctctactGGGCCGACGTCTCTGCTGACCGGCCTGTCAAGTTCCTCTGGAAACTGGAGCAG GTTTGTGACAGTGAGTGGCATCACCTGTCCCTCAGTGTGCAGTTCCCCTCCGTCACACTCTACGTGGATggggtgacctttgaccctgctCGTATCCATGACAACGGTGCCATCCCCAACCCTGTCCCACACCAGCGAATGGTCATCGGTGCTTCCTGGG AGCCTGAGGATAAGCAGAAGGAGATCCTGAACAACACCATTCCTGAGGGGAGAGACACAG TCAAATACGTCGGTGGCTACCGAGGCCTCTTGTCTGGGGTAACCGTGCGTCCAGGAAGTGTGGAGCCTCACAGTGTTGTGGAGTGTCTGTATGCCTGCAGAGAGGGGCTGGACTTTGGGGATCTGGAGACGCTAGGCTCTGGCATGAAG GTGCATGTGAACCCCAGTCAGTCAGTGCTGGTACTGGAGGGCGATGACATTGAGAGCTTCAACCGCGCCGTTCAGCAGGTGACCTACAGGAACTCTCTTCGCTTCGCCACACCTGGGGTCAGGCCCCTCAAACTCACCACCTCCCTTAG gTGTTTCAACGAGGAGAGCTGTCTTACTCTCAGGCCATTGGAGGGCTACCTGGTCGTCCTCCAGCCCGACGCCCCCCAGATCTCCCTGTCTGGAGTGGGGCCTCACCTGGCCAGGCCCGCTCCCGAGTTTGAAGGGCCCCGCGGAGTTCCTCTATTCCCTGAGCTGCGCATCGTCTGCTCCCTCTCCCACGCAGTGAACACGGCCGCCCAGGGCATGGAGGGTGGAG cccTTATGTCCGATGCTGTGGCCCATACCTTGGATGGATGTGAAGTCCAACCCTTAGGGGAGGAGTTAAGCCCAGAGAAGGAGGAGCTTTTGGTTGATATGGAAGCAATCAAGGAGAGGGGACTGGACATCATTAACACAACAGCCTACATTGCTATCacag gtgCTGAGTCGATCTCAGTGTACGAGGATGTTCTGCGCTCCATTCATTATCGCCTGGCCAAGGGCTCTGCTCGCTTCGAGAGGCGCTTCCGCCTGTCCTGCTCAGAGATGAACGGACGCTACACCAGCAATGAGCTCACTCTGGAG gtGAATTTCCTGCACTCTCTGGACAGTCTGTACCATCCCTCCCACTTACTGGCCTCTCAGCAGCAGTTCCTGCACCCCTCCCACCACACAGGAGAGCTGAGTGGCCACACACTACCCAACCCACACCGCAACTCAG TGGTTCCAGGTGCAGCCACGGTCATCATAATGGTGTGCGTAGGATTCCTGGTTGTCATGGTTATTCTGGGAGTGTTCCGAATCCGTTCCATCCATCGCCGTGGAGAGGGTGTCGGGGGCGGAGATAAAGAGGGCAGCAGCCAGTGGGATGACTCTGCTCTCACCATCATTGTCAATCCCATGGAG TCCTACGAGTCTCAAATGGGAATATCTGCtgacacagagggggagggagaggaggacgaggaagtGGCAGACTCGCCTGATGATGGCAGTGATGACCAGAGAATTATCATCAAAAAAGATGGCAGAGATGCCACTCGGCGTTACTGA